The Sphaerisporangium siamense genome includes the window AGTAGACAACGTGTGCGGCCGGGGAAGCCCTACATGGCCCCAAAGATCACCCGCGGGCTCCTGCCGGCGTCAGGCCCCTGAGGGCCTGGTGGCCGTCTCCTCCGCCGGGCCGTCGTCGTCGGAGTGCGTCGGGTCCAGCACCCTCCTGAGGAACGCGCGCGTGCGCGCGTGCCGCGGGTCGCCGATCACCTGCTCCGGCGGGCCCTCCTCGACGATCACGCCGCCGTCCATGAACACCACGCGGTCGGCCACCTCGCGCGCGAAGCTCATCTCGTGGGTGACCACCAGCATCGTCATGCCGTCCTGGGCGAGCTTGCGCATCACCGACAGCACGTCGCCGACCAGCTCGGGGTCCAGGGCGGAGGTCGGCTCGTCGAAGAGCATCAGGTCGGGGTCCATGGCCAGGGCCCTGGCGATGGCCACCCGCTGCTGCTGGCCGCCGGAGAGCTGGGGAGGGTAGGAGTCCCACTTGGCGCCGACGCCGACCTTGTCGAGGTTCTCGCGGGCGACGCGCTCGGCCTCCTGCCTGCCGCGCCGGAGCACCCGCCGCTGGGCGATCACGACGTTCTGCAGGACCGTCATGTGCGGGAAGAGGTTGAACGACTGGAACACCATGCCGAGCCTGCGCCGGGCGGCGTCGATGTCGACATCGGGGTCGGTCAGCTCGACGCCGCCGACCACGACCGTGCCCTTGGTGGGCTGTTCGAGCAGGTTCACGCAGCGCAACAGCGTCGACTTGCCCGAGCCGGACGGGCCGATGACGCAGACCACCTGGCCCTGGTCGACGGTGAAGTCGACGCCCTTCAGGACCTCCAGGGGGCCGAACGACTTGTGCAGGTGCTTGATCTCGACCGCGTGGGCCACCGGGTCACCGTCCCTTCGCCTGACGCTTTTCCAGACGGCCCGCCAGGTAGCCGAGCGGGATCGTCACCATCAGATATGTCAGGCCCACGACCATGATGGGCGTGGCGTTGGCCGTGGTGGAGGCGAGGTCGTTGCCGAACTTGGTCAGCTCGACGTACTCGCCGCTCACCCCGAGGAACAGCACCAGCGAGGAGTCCTTGAGCAGCGCGACGAACTGGTTGGTCGTCGGCGGGATCACGATGCGCAGCGCCTGCGGGATCACGACGGAGATCATGCCCCGCGCGTGCGACATGCCGAGCGAGCGCGCCGCCTCCATCTGGCCCTTCGGCACGGCCTGCAGGCCGGCGCGCAGCGTCTCGGCCATGTAGGCGGCGCTGACCACCGTCAGGCCCAGGATGCCCTGGCCGTAGGTGCCGCCGGGCACCTCGAAGCCCGGCAGGGCCAGCGGCAGGAACAGGATGAGCAGGAAGATCAGCAGCGCGGGCAGGCCGCGGAAGATCTCGATGTAGACGGTGGCGATCCAGCGGTAGGGCCGCACGGAGGACAGCCGCATGAGGGCGAGCAGCAGACCGCCCAGCGAGCCGAAGACGAAGCCTCCGACGGTGTAGATGATGGTGTTCTTGAGCGCGACCGTGAAGACGTCCGGCAGGGCCTGCTCCGCCACGTCGAGCTTGGCGAAGTTCTGGGCCAGTCCCTGCCAGTTGACGAGGAGCGCGAGCACGACGACCGCGGCGACCAGCACCGCGTACTGGACGCCGCGGCTGATGCGCTGCCTCTTGCGCGGGCTCATCCGCGCCCTGCCGGGCGCGGGCCCGGCAGGGCCGGCGGACCCGGCCGCCGTGGACTGGTCGGTCATGGATCAGGAGGTTCCGAGCTCGCCGGGCTTCTTACCGAACCACTTGACGTAGATCTGCTCGTAGGTGCCGTCGGACTTCGCCTTGGCGATCTCCTCGTTGATCACCTTGGCCAGGGCGTCGTTGCCGAGCTTCATGCCGATGCCGTACTGCTCGCCGGTGTCGAGGCTCGCGGCCAGTTCGAACTTGTCGGCGATCTCGGGCTTCTTGAGCCAGGTGAGCACGACGGGCAGGTCCTGGACGATGACGTCGGCCTGGCCGGACTGCAGGCCGAGCAGTTCCTTGGGCGAGTCGGCGTACTCGGTCGGGTTGAGGCCCTGCTTCTTGACGTAGTCGAGGCCGGTCGTGGAGGCCTGGGCGCCGAGCTTCAGGCCTTTGGCCTTGACGTCGGCGAGCGACTTGACGCCGCTGCCCTTCTTGGCGAGCAGGGCCTGCGTGGCGTCGAAGTAGGGCTCGGAGAAGAGCATGTTCTTCTTGCGCTCGTCGGTGATCGTCATGCCCGCCGCGGCGACGTCGCACTTGCCGGCGTTCAGGGCCGCGCCGCTCTTGATCACCGCGAAGTCGATGTCCACGATGTCCTGCTTCACACCGAGCTTCTTGGCCGCCAGGTCGACGATGTCGACGTCGAAGCCGACGACGTCCGCGCCGTCCTTGAACTGGAAGGGCTCGTACGGCAGGTTGGTGCACGTCATGAGCTTTCCTGGGCTGACGAGCTTGATCCCGCCGGCCTGTGTCGTGGCGCCCGACCCACCCGTGTTCGCGCTCGTGTCGGAGCCCGACCCGCCTCCGCAGGCGGAGAGAAGGCATGCGGCGCCCACGGCGACCGCCCCAATTGTGGCGAAACGGCGACGCCTGGACCAAAAGACCACTACGCCCTCCTCTGTAGCCGCGTGTCGGAGTCAAGTTAACTTACCGTAACCCTGGCCATGGTTCCGCACCTGGTCACCAGGGGTATTACCGGAATGAAACGATCGCACAACACCTGTCGCCGCCTGGTACTCCCGGCTCCGCGACCGGAATATCGTGCGATCGTGCGGGCACCGATCTTCGTTCTCGGCCTCGCGGCCGCGCTGCTGGCCTCGGGATGCACCTCCACGCCCGCCGCCCCCGCCACACCGTCGGCGAAACCCTCCCCCACGTACGTGGTCCCGGCCGGGACCGCGCGCCCCGGCGAGACGGTGATCACGGCCAAGCCGGTGGTCGACGGGCAGATGCGCTTCCGCGTGCTCGGCTTCCAGGACGGCATGCCGAGCGTCGTCGGCAGCCACGCCGAGTGGAACGCCAAGGGACAGTACGCCCGGGTGCGCGTGCTCATCGAGAGCACCGACCGCACCAACCAGAAGTTCGACGCCGGACAACAACTGCTGGTCGCGGCCGACGGGCGCGTCTTCCACGTCGACGACTTCACCCAGGCGATCAAGCGCCAGCCCGACGAGATCCCCGTCGGCAGCTTCGTGCGCATGGAGTTCGACCTCTGGTACGACGTGCCCAAGGACGCCAGGATCACCGCGATCCGCTTCGTCGCCGACCCGCCGCTCGGCGCCATCGGCCCGTCCAAGGGCGTCGACGTCCCCCTGCGCTGACCCACCGCGCTGACCCACCTCACTGAGCCCCCG containing:
- a CDS encoding amino acid ABC transporter permease, with translation MTDQSTAAGSAGPAGPAPGRARMSPRKRQRISRGVQYAVLVAAVVVLALLVNWQGLAQNFAKLDVAEQALPDVFTVALKNTIIYTVGGFVFGSLGGLLLALMRLSSVRPYRWIATVYIEIFRGLPALLIFLLILFLPLALPGFEVPGGTYGQGILGLTVVSAAYMAETLRAGLQAVPKGQMEAARSLGMSHARGMISVVIPQALRIVIPPTTNQFVALLKDSSLVLFLGVSGEYVELTKFGNDLASTTANATPIMVVGLTYLMVTIPLGYLAGRLEKRQAKGR
- a CDS encoding amino acid ABC transporter ATP-binding protein; the encoded protein is MAHAVEIKHLHKSFGPLEVLKGVDFTVDQGQVVCVIGPSGSGKSTLLRCVNLLEQPTKGTVVVGGVELTDPDVDIDAARRRLGMVFQSFNLFPHMTVLQNVVIAQRRVLRRGRQEAERVARENLDKVGVGAKWDSYPPQLSGGQQQRVAIARALAMDPDLMLFDEPTSALDPELVGDVLSVMRKLAQDGMTMLVVTHEMSFAREVADRVVFMDGGVIVEEGPPEQVIGDPRHARTRAFLRRVLDPTHSDDDGPAEETATRPSGA
- a CDS encoding DUF4352 domain-containing protein gives rise to the protein MRAPIFVLGLAAALLASGCTSTPAAPATPSAKPSPTYVVPAGTARPGETVITAKPVVDGQMRFRVLGFQDGMPSVVGSHAEWNAKGQYARVRVLIESTDRTNQKFDAGQQLLVAADGRVFHVDDFTQAIKRQPDEIPVGSFVRMEFDLWYDVPKDARITAIRFVADPPLGAIGPSKGVDVPLR
- a CDS encoding ABC transporter substrate-binding protein encodes the protein MTCTNLPYEPFQFKDGADVVGFDVDIVDLAAKKLGVKQDIVDIDFAVIKSGAALNAGKCDVAAAGMTITDERKKNMLFSEPYFDATQALLAKKGSGVKSLADVKAKGLKLGAQASTTGLDYVKKQGLNPTEYADSPKELLGLQSGQADVIVQDLPVVLTWLKKPEIADKFELAASLDTGEQYGIGMKLGNDALAKVINEEIAKAKSDGTYEQIYVKWFGKKPGELGTS